Proteins encoded within one genomic window of Panicum virgatum strain AP13 chromosome 1N, P.virgatum_v5, whole genome shotgun sequence:
- the LOC120653483 gene encoding gibberellin receptor GID1-like yields the protein MAQVLLPLPVAHVIDLLRALVVQHGHLRQPVPPVREAEQVVLSVNYRRAPEHRYPCAYDDGWTALKWAMLQPFLCSGEGAQPRVFLSGDSSGGNVAHHVAVRAADTGIRICGNTRQNEWKQSLTKSQSRVPPAHARSAADAPATWSAARAALCLRAAGAIPNVRAALAGGAAHGFVPDGARGAQDADAAASAARILDDAHMAGRGGGSMRREERDRGEGDGVGGDKNK from the exons ATGGCTCAG gtgctccttcctcttcctgttGCTCATGTTATTGATTTG CTTCGCGCACTCGTCGTCCAGCACGGCCATCTACGACAACCTGTGCCGCCGGTTCGTGAAGCTGAGCAAGTGGTGCTGTCCGTCAACTACCGGCGCGCCCCCGAGCACCGGTACCCGTGCGCCTACGACGACGGCTGGACGGCGCTCAAGTGGGCCATGTTGCAGCCCTTCCTCTGCAGTGGCGAGGGCGCCCAGCCCCGCGTGTTCCTCTCCGGCGACTCCTCCGGCGGCAACGTCGCCCACCATGtggccgtccgcgccgccgacACCGGGATCAGGATCTGCGGCAACACCCG GCAAAATGAGTGGAAGCAAAGCTTAACAAAAAGCCAATCAAGAGTCCCCCCTGCGCATGCGCGGTCGGCTGCCGACGCACCGGCAACATggtcggcggcgcgggctgcTCTGTGCCTGCGGGCTGCGGGCGCCATCCCCAACGTCCGTGCCGCGCTCGCCGGTGGCGCTGCGCACGGCTTCGTCCCCGACGGCGCCCGAGGCGCCCAGGACGCAGACGCCGCAGCCTCGGCGGCGCGCATACTCGACGACGCGCACATGGCTGGAAGAGGTGGCGGCAGCAtgagaagggaggagagagacaGAGGGGAGGGCGACGGGGTGGGTGGGGATAAAAATAAATAG